The following proteins are co-located in the Triticum aestivum cultivar Chinese Spring chromosome 1A, IWGSC CS RefSeq v2.1, whole genome shotgun sequence genome:
- the LOC123065273 gene encoding probable homogentisate phytyltransferase 2, chloroplastic: protein MASLASPPVPSHAPTTAARFLPAPAGRGRRPSPPAASPIFSSASTRFTLSPRAPCGAARPRQRDAVRACSQAGAAGPAPLSKTLSDLKDSCWRFLRPHTIRGTALGSTALVARALLENPQLIDWRLVFKALYGLVALICGNGYIVGINQIYDIGIDKVNKPYLPIAAGDLSVQSAWLLVVAFAVVGFSIVVSNFGPFITSLYCLGLFLGTIYSVPPFRLKRYPVAAFLIIATVRGFLLNFGVYYATRAALGLAFQWSSPVAFITCFVTVFALVIAITKDLPDVEGDRKFQISTLATKLGVRNIAFLGSGLLLANYVAAIVVPFLIPQAFRSFVMVPFHAALAVALIFQTWVLEQAKYSKDAISQYYRFIWNLFYAEYIFFPLL from the exons ATGGCTTCCCTCGCCTCCCCTCCCGTCCCCTCCCACGCGCCCACCACCGCCGCTCGCTTCCTCCCCGCCCCGGCCGGCCGCGGCAGGCGCCCGTCGCCGCCGGCCGCTTCACCTAtcttctcctctgcttccaccCGATTCACTCTGTCCCCGCGCGCCCCCTGCGGCGCCGCCCGACCGCGCCAGCGCGACGCCGTGCGG GCATGCTCTCAAGCTGGTGCAGCTGGGCCAGCTCCACTGTCGAAGACACTATCAGACCTAAAGGATTCCTGCTGGAGATTTTTAAGGCCACACACAATTCGTGGAACTGCTTTGGGATCCAC AGCCTTGGTTGCTAGAGCATTATTAGAGAATCCCCAATTGATCGATTGGCGCTTGGTATTCAAAGCACTCTATGGGCTTGTAGCTTTGATCTGCGGCAACGGTTACATTGTTGGGATTAATCAGATCTATGACATTGGAATTGACAA GGTGAACAAACCATATTTACCTATTGCTGCTGGTGATCTCTCTGTTCAGTCAGCATGGTTACTGGTCGTAGCATTCGCAGTGGTGGGCTTCTCAATTGTCGTTTCAAACTTTGGACCTTTCATCACCTCTCTTTACTGCCTTGGTCTATTTCTTGGCACTATATATTCTGTTCCTCCATTCAGACTGAAGAGATATCCAGTTGCTGCTTTTCTTATCATTGCAACG GTTCGCGGATTCCTTCTCAACTTTGGCGTGTACTATGCTACTAGAGCTGCATTAGGTCTTGCATTCCAGTGGAG CTCGCCTGTTGCTTTTATTACATGCTTTGTGACAGTATTTGCTCTGGTCATTGCTATAACCAAAGATCTTCCGGATGTTGAAGGAGACCGCAA ATTCCAAATATCAACTTTGGCGACAAAGCTTGGTGTCAGAAATATTGCCTTCCTTGGCTCTGGTTTATTGTTGGCAAATTATGTTGCTGCTATTGTAGTACCTTTTCTTATTCCTCAG GCTTTCAGGAGCTTTGTAATGGTGCCTTTTCATGCTGCTCTTGCAGTTGCTTTAATTTTTCAG ACATGGGTTCTGGAGCAAGCAAAGTATAGTAAG GATGCTATTTCACAGTACTACCGGTTCATCTGGAACCTCTTCTACGCCGAATACATCTTCTTCCCGTTGTTATAG